AAAGGCCCGTGTGACTTCACAACAGCCGTGGAGAGCTCCGAGGCGTCTCTGAGTGGGGAGGGTGctgtttattgaccatccctttgCTGCCGGGGATGGTGTTGGGGTGGATGTGGTGAGTCACCAGTCCTGTAGGCACTGCAGGCCGGTGATGAAGCCTGGGGCCTTCCCTGCCCTCGCTGCGGGCCAGAGGGTACTTACCCCTTCCCCAACCGCTCGCCATTCACCCAGACGTAGTCACCAACTTGGTCCAGGTCAGTTAACCCGATCCAGCGCTTCTCACTGTCGTGATTCTCAATGAAGTTCTGGAGGACAAGAGAACAAGTGTGAGGGAATTCGAATCGGAGTGAGAATGTCAGCAATGTACGCCGGCCCTTCACCAGAGCTCCAGGTGCCTTCTACCATCCTGAGGTGGTCATCAAGGAAGTCTAtctaaccctctctcacacacacaactcctgcatctcagcgctccctcagcactgaccctcccacagtgcggcgctccctcagcactgaccctcccacagtgcggcgctccctcagcactgaccctcccacagtgcggcactccctcagcactgaccctcccacagtgcggcgctccctcagcactgaccctcccacagtgcggcgctccctcagcactgaacctcccacagtgcggcgctccctcagcactgacccccccacagtgcggcgctccctcagcactgaccctcccacagtgcggcgctccctcagcactgaccctcccacagtgcggcgctccctcagcactgaccctcccacagtgcggcgctccctcagcactgaccctcccacagtgcggcgcaccctcagcactgaccctcccacagtgcagcgccccCATTTCCCATGTCCCCTACCGACTGAGGGAGGGCATAACCTCTGGCGACCTGAGAGAGACTTTCCACTGACCACCCCCAgcggccccctccccaccaccccccggtccacccccttccccacgtCATCCCGCCCCGCCTACCTGCTGGCTCTGGCTGGTCACTATGGCGAGGGTGCTATAATTAGCCACGCAGGAGTTGTTGGCACCATGCCAGTCGCTCAGCTCCGTTGAGAAGTAGTTTTGACCAGTCCCTGGGGCAAGTGTTGATGCCATCTGCAATCAGGGCAAACAAGATGGTTTAACCTCCATTGCAACCCTGGATCCCGAAACAgtaccatccctccatccccgaaacagcaccatccctccatccccgaaacagcaccatccctccatccccgaaacagcaccatccctccatccccgaaacagcaccatccctccatccccgaaacagcaccatccctccatccccgaaacagcaccatccctccatccccgaaacagcaccatccctccatccccgaaacagcaccatccctccatccccgaaacagcaccatccctccatccccgaaacagcaccatccctccatccccgaaacagcaccatccctccatccccgaaacagcaccatccctccatccccgaaacagcaccatccctccatccccgaaacagcaccatccctccatccccgaaacagcaccatccctccatccccgaaacagcaccatccctccatccccgaaacagcaccatccctccatccccgaaaCAGCCCCATGCACcaaccttttacagatgcccgatagaaagcatcctttccgggtgtatcacagcttggtctggggctcctgctctgcccaagaccgcaaggaactacaaagggtcttgaacgtagcccagtcccatcacacaaacccagcctcccatccattgactccgtctacacttcccgctgcctcgggaaaagcagccggcataatcaaggaccccaccccccaacgcaccccggacattctctcttccaccttcttccgtcggggaaaagatacaaaagtctgaggtcacgttccgaccgactcaagaacagcttcttccctgctgctgtcagacttttgaatggacctaccttatattaagctgatctttctctgcacccgagctgtgactgtaactggggaggcgatggcctggtgacataatcgctaggctattaatccagaaactcagctcatgttctggggaccccgggttcgaatcccgcccacggcaggtggtggaatttgaattcaataaaaagaatctagaattaagaatctactgatgaccccttGTCGGTTGtcagataaacccatctggttccctttagggaaggaaatctgccatcctgaccctggcctggcctgcatgtgtcccacagcgatgtggtttaCTCagtactgccctccaagggtaactagggatgggcagtaaatgctggcccggccagcgacgcccgtgtcccacaaatgaaagaaaaaaaattacactctgctctctctcctttccttctcccctctgtactctatgaacggtgtgctttgtctgtaaagcacgcaagtaacaatacttttcactgtatcccaatacatgtgacaataactcaccaaggctccttcgacagcaccttccaaacccacaatctctacccACCTCGAaagacaagggggggggggcgcggcggagAGGCAGCTGatgcatggggaacacccaccgcctgcaagttcctctccgagCCTCccacatcaccctgacttggaaatatatcgcccgttccttcactgtggctggggtcaaaatcctggaactccctcccaaacagggctgtatttttttattcagtgatgggacacgggcatcgctggacgggccaccatttattgcccatccctagttggccttggggggcagttgagagtcaaccacattgctgtgggttgaatatagtcatgatgtggagatgccggcgttggactggggtaaacacagtaagaagtctcacaacaccgggttaaagtccaacaggtagatttggcagcaaaagccacacaagctttcggagccttaagctccttcatcaggtgagtgggaattctgttcacaaacagggcttataaagacacaaactcaatttacagaataatggtgggaatgcgaatatttacagctaatcaagtctttaagatacaaacaatgtgagtggagagagggttaagcacaggttaaagagatgtgtattgtctccagacaggacagttagtgagaccctgcaagtccaggcaagttgtgggggttacagatagtgtgccatgaacccaatatcccagtttaagccgtcctcatgtgtgcggaacttggctatcagtctctgctcagcgactctgcgctgtcgtgtgtcgtgaaggccgccttggagaacgcttacccgaatatcagaggccaaatgcccgtgaccgctgaagtgctcccccacaggaaaagaacattcttgcctggtgattgtcgagcggtgttcattcatccgttgtgatagcgtctgcatggtttccccaatgtaccatgcctcgggacatcctttcctgcagcgtatcagggagacaacgttggccgagttgcaagagtaggtaccgtgtacctggtggatggtgctctcacgtgagatgatggcatctgtgtcgatgatccggcacgtcttgcagaggttgctgtggcagggttgtgtggtgtcgtggtcactgttctcctgaaggctgggtagtttgctgcggacaatggtctgtttgaggttgtgcggttgttgagtcgctgagcagaaactgtattgtctcctgtctggagacaatacacctctctttaacctgtcttgatgctctctccagtcacattgtttgtacctttaagatttgatgagctgtaaatattcgcattccaaccattattttgtaaattgagtttgtgtctttatatgccctgtttgtgaacagaattcccactcacctgaagaaggagcagcgctccgaaagcttgtggcttttgctaccaaataaaccttttggactttactggtgttgttaaacttcttactgggtcaaatgcaggccagaccagggtaaggacggcagatttccttccctaaagggaaccagatgggtttttccaacaattgacaatgagtcagattcttaattcccgatattttatttattgaattcaaattccaccatctgccatgggcgggattcaaacccggggtccccagaacattagctgagtttctggattaatagtctggcgataatatcacgagaccatcgcctccccagacaCGCGCacgcacggggactgcagcgggttcaagatggtggcttcCCCGCATGGACAGGCCTTGGTTTCGGGAGATCTAaacaccacccaacccccagctCACACTTACCATCAACGAGGGTGTCCGATGATTCACGGGGCCCGAACTGGCCGCAGCTCTCGCTTTGACGGCTGCAATCGTGTTCCAGTTGGCTGTAGTTTGCCTGTAGTCTGTTGTGCCCGTCTTCCAGTTGGCTGTAGTTGGTCTGTAGTCTGTTGTGCCCGTCTTCCAGTTGGCTGTAGTTGGTCTGTAGTCTGTTGTGCCCTTCTTCCAGTTGGCTGTAGTTGGTCTGTAGTCTGTTGTGCCCGTCTTCCAGTTGGCTGTAGTTGGTCTGTAGTCTGTTGTACCCTTCTTCCAATTGGCTGTAGTTGGTCTGTAGTCTGTTGTGCCCATCTTCCAGTTGGCTGTAGTTGGTCTGTAGTCTGTTGTGCCCTTCTTCCAGTTGGCTGTAGTTGGTCTGTAGTCTGTTGTACCCTTCTTCCAGTTGGATGTAGTTTGCCTGTAGTCTGTTGTAGATGTGCTCCAATTGGCTGTGCTTAGCCTGGAGCTGATGGTAGTCCCAGTCTAGAGTTCAGAGGGTAAAGTTCAAGGTCAGTGTTGGGTTCAGCGGTGATTCTGAGTGACCCACGTTCCTGGTGTTTGGGCGGTACAGCGCGCCGTCACTCCCGGAGGAGACGACTGAGGGTTGGAGAATGACTGGGAGGGTCTTCCCCGGTGACTGTCGACAACGGGGGACAAATATATCCCCCggaattcccccactccctccctccaaatccctcactgtctcctccaccccctcccctcacaccaaattctctctgtctctctcccccccttccagcaccctcaatatccctcactccctccttcaatcaccctcaatatccctcactgcctccttcaatcaccctcaatatccctcactccctcatctacagggcctgttcgtgtgctgggATTTTCTCCGTTGTTTGTctgattccctccctccctccatctcaccTTCACAAACCCTCCATTCTCCACTCTCGCTTCCTTCTGAACTCACCCACTTGAAGCCAAATGggccaatcctttcctcaaccactCAATGGGTTACAACACATCTTAGAGCACGCGTTGGTGCAGGGTCGGGTGGAGGTGGCGGAATAGATCCAGCActcagggagggtcagtgctgagggagtgccgcactgcgggagggtcagtgctgagggagcgccgcactgtgggagggtcagtgctgagggagcgccgcactgtgggagggtcggtgctgagggagcgccgcactgtgggagggtcagtgctgagggagcgccgcactgtgggagggtcagtgctgagggagcgccgcactgtgggagggtcggtgctgagggagcgccgcactgtgggagggtcagtgctgagggagcgccgcactgtgggagggtcggtgctgagggagcgccgcactgtgggagggtcggtgctgagggagcgccgcactgtgggagggtcagtgctgagggagcgccgcactgtgggagggtcagtgctgagggagcgccgcactgtgggtgggttggtgctgagggagcgtcgcactgtgggagggtcagtgctgagggagtgccgcactgtgggagggtcagtgctgagggagcgccgcactgtgggagggtcagtgctgagggagcaccgcactgtgggagggtcagtgctgagggagcgccgcactgtgggagggacagtgctgatggagcgccgcactgtgggagggtcagtgctgagggagcgccgcactgtgggagggtcggtgctgagggagcgccgcactgtgggagggtcagtgctgagggagcgccgcactgtgggagggacagtgctgatggagcgccgcactgtgggatggtcagtgctgagggagcaccgcactgtgggagggccagtgctgagggagcgccgcactgtgggagggtcagtgctgagggagcgtcgcactgtgggagggtcagtgctgagggagcaccgcaatgTGGGGTGGTCAGTGTTAAGAgagcgccgcacagtgggagggtcagtgctgagggagcgccgcactgtgggagggacagtgctgagggtgcgccgcactgtgggagggtcagtgctgagggagcgccgcactgtgggagggtcagtgctgaaggagcgccgcactgtgggagggtcagtgctgagggagcgccacactgtgggagggtcagtgctgagggagtgccgcactgtgagaggatcagtgctgagggagcgccgcactgtgggagggtcagtgctgagggagcgccgtactgtgggagggtcagtgctgagggagcgccgcactgtgggagggtcagtgctgagggagcgctgcactgtgggtgggtcagtgctgatcgagtgccgcactgtgggaggactagtgctgagggagcgccgcactgtgggagggtcagtgctgagggagcgccgcactgtgggagggtcagtgctgaaggagcgccgcactgtgggagggtcagtgctgagggagcgccgcactgtgggagggtcagtgctgagggagtgccgcactgtgggaaggtcagtgctgagggagcgccgcactgtgggagagacaCTGTAAAGGGAATGAGGAAGATACTCACAAAACAGGGCGAGGGGAACCAGAGCAATAATGAACGCAATGAAAAAAACCGTGGCCAATATCTTGAAGAGGTTTCTAGACGATCCTCCTGAAAAAGGGAGAGGAACTTTAACAAGAACCTTATCAAACAAATATGAAGAAGAAAACTCTCTTTCGAACCATTTGCACCACTCGCTTCTCACCGTTTGTCTTCGCTGCTCCCAATCCTGTTCCCCCGACATCTTCCCAATTTGACACTTTACGGCCCCTGGAACTCAACTGAATTCCCCACCTTTCCATCATCacctctctcctccatcttcgACCATCTTTTCaaaagaaactgaactgaacccagccagatacgggctgcagggtggcacagtgggttcgcactgctgcctcacagtgcctgggacccgggttcgattcccagctcgggtcactgtctgtgtggaatcggcACGTTTCAcccgggctccggtttcctcccacagtccgaaagccatgctggttaggtggattggccgtgctaaattgccccttagtatccaaaaatgtgtaggtttagtggattggccatgctaaatttccccttcatgtCGAACGATGTGCATGTTTGGGGGATTGAgtttggtaaattgccccttcgtgtccaaagatgtgcaggttaggtggattggccatgctaaattgccccttagtgtccaaagatgtgtaggttagggtggattggccgtgctaaattctccctcagtgtatctggagtgtggcgactcggggattttcacagtaacttcattgcagtgttaatgtaagccgacttgtgacacgaataataaacttgaaaaaacgaTTTAAGATCCCTTCACAAAACCCATTTCACTGTAACATTCCCCTCTTTCCTTTTAATTAAGTTGCTCTGCCAACAAAAATTAATGATAAGAAATAATCGGTTAGTTGTGAACAaggagacagggtggtgaagaagtccgacggcacgcttgcctttattggtcggggcattgagtacaagagttaggatgtcatgttgcagctttataaacctCTGGTTTGGCCGCACTGAAAGaccattgcgttcaattctggtcaccacatgacaggaaggatgtggaggctttggagagggtggggaagaggtttaccaggtgctgcctggattaggggctctgagctataaggagaggctggacaaactcgggttgttttgtctggagcggcggaggctgaggggagacctgacagaagtcacagtggtacagagggttagcactgctgcctcacagcgccagggtcccgggttcgattcctggctcgggtcactgtctgtgcggagtctgtacgttctccccgtgtctgcgtgggtttcctccgggtgctccggtctcctcccacattcaACAGATGTGCGAGTTGCAGGatttggccgtgcaaaattgtccctaagtgtccaaagatggtggattggctctgctaattgtccctcagtgagctgatctttctctacaccccagctgtgactgtaacactacattctgcaccctctcctttccttctctatgaacggtatgctttgtctgtcgagtgcacaagaaacaatacttttcactgtatcccgatacacgaGACAACAATAAATCAGATCCAATCACCTCTCGATCACAGCCGCTGGCGATCTCTGAGTATTCGCCCTCACAGAGCTTCCCAGGGTAAAGAATTCTCCACTCTCGGAGAGAGTGAATTCTACCCTAAACCCATTTTCACTGAGTCCCTTCCCCCTTTTATTctgtgacagagagtgggagagagacagagagagagagagagggggagagagagagtgagagagagacagagagagggacagagggacagagagagagggaccgagagcgagacagagagcgagagaacgagagagagagggagagagcgagaggggggaagagagagagacagagagagagagagagacatcaagagcgagggagagagcgagagagagggagcgagcgagagagagagagagcgagagagagggagagagcgagagagagggagagagcgagagagagggagagagcgagagagagggagagagcgagagacagcgagagagagagagtgggagagagcgagagagagggagagatcaagagagagagcgagagagagggagagagcgagagagagggggaagtgagagagagagtgacagagagagagggagagagcgagagaacgagagagagagggagagagcgagagaacgagagagagatggagagagcgagagaacgaaagagagagggagagagcgagagagagggaggggggggagacagagagacagagagagagagcgagagacagagagagggacagagagagagacagagacatcgagagagggagagagagggagagagagggagagagggagagagagggagagagagggagagagggagagagagggagagagcaagagaaagggagagagcaagagagagggagagagagagcgagagagagggagagagcaagagagagagggagagagcgagagaacgagagagagagggagagagcgagacagagggaggggggggggagagagtgagacagagagagagcgagagacagagagagggacagagagagagacagagacatcgagagagaggaagagaggagaggagagagtgagagagagcgagagagagggagagagagagagagagagcgagagag
This region of Mustelus asterias unplaced genomic scaffold, sMusAst1.hap1.1 HAP1_SCAFFOLD_472, whole genome shotgun sequence genomic DNA includes:
- the LOC144486806 gene encoding uncharacterized protein LOC144486806 isoform X1, coding for MSGEQDWEQRRQTFLSLFQEDRLETSSRYWPRFFSLRSLLLWFPSPCFTGTTISSRLSTANWSTSTTDYRQTTSNWKKGTTDYRPTTANWKKGTTDYRPTTANWKMGTTDYRPTTANWKKGTTDYRPTTANWKTGTTDYRPTTANWKKGTTDYRPTTANWKTGTTDYRPTTANWKTGTTDYRQTTANWNTIAAVKARAAASSGPVNHRTPSLMMASTLAPGTGQNYFSTELSDWHGANNSCVANYSTLAIVTSQSQQNFIENHDSEKRWIGLTDLDQVGDYVWVNGERLGKGFWARREPNNPDEERCVTKGAQFEPGKWNDDVCSVRHRWICQTSSSEYLARRFGLEALLRQ
- the LOC144486806 gene encoding uncharacterized protein LOC144486806 isoform X3, with the protein product MTWRSQVMEDRLETSSRYWPRFFSLRSLLLWFPSPCFTGTTISSRLSTANWSTSTTDYRQTTSNWKKGTTDYRPTTANWKKGTTDYRPTTANWKMGTTDYRPTTANWKKGTTDYRPTTANWKTGTTDYRPTTANWKKGTTDYRPTTANWKTGTTDYRPTTANWKTGTTDYRQTTANWNTIAAVKARAAASSGPVNHRTPSLMMASTLAPGTGQNYFSTELSDWHGANNSCVANYSTLAIVTSQSQQNFIENHDSEKRWIGLTDLDQVGDYVWVNGERLGKGFWARREPNNPDEERCVTKGAQFEPGKWNDDVCSVRHRWICQTSSSEYLARRFGLEALLRQ
- the LOC144486806 gene encoding uncharacterized protein LOC144486806 isoform X2 — its product is MSGEQDWEQRRQTEDRLETSSRYWPRFFSLRSLLLWFPSPCFTGTTISSRLSTANWSTSTTDYRQTTSNWKKGTTDYRPTTANWKKGTTDYRPTTANWKMGTTDYRPTTANWKKGTTDYRPTTANWKTGTTDYRPTTANWKKGTTDYRPTTANWKTGTTDYRPTTANWKTGTTDYRQTTANWNTIAAVKARAAASSGPVNHRTPSLMMASTLAPGTGQNYFSTELSDWHGANNSCVANYSTLAIVTSQSQQNFIENHDSEKRWIGLTDLDQVGDYVWVNGERLGKGFWARREPNNPDEERCVTKGAQFEPGKWNDDVCSVRHRWICQTSSSEYLARRFGLEALLRQ